In the Mastomys coucha isolate ucsf_1 unplaced genomic scaffold, UCSF_Mcou_1 pScaffold18, whole genome shotgun sequence genome, one interval contains:
- the Hes5 gene encoding transcription factor HES-5, translated as MAPSTVAVEMLSPKEKNRLRKPVVEKMRRDRINSSIEQLKLLLEQEFARHQPNSKLEKADILEMAVSYLKHSKAFAAAAGPKSLHQDYSEGYSWCLQEAVQFLTLHAASDTQMKLLYHFQRPPAPAAPAKESPGPGAAPQPARSSAKAAAAVSTSRQPACGLWRPW; from the exons ATGGCCCCAAGTACCGTGGCGGTGGAGATGCTCAGTCCCAAGGAGAAAAACCGA CTGCGGAAGCCCGTGGTGGAGAAGATGCGTCGGGACCGCATCAACAGCAGCATAGAGCAACTGAAGCTGCTGCTGGAGCAGGAGTTCGCGCGGCACCAGCCCAACTCCAAACTGGAGAAGGCCGACATCCTGGAGATGGCCGTCAGCTACCTGAAGCACAGCAAAG CCTTCGCCGCGGCCGCCGGCCCCAAAAGCCTGCACCAGGACTACAGCGAGGGCTACTCGTGGTGCCTGCAGGAGGCGGTGCAGTTCCTGACTCTACATGCCGCCAGCGACACGCAGATGAAGCTGCTTTACCACTTCCAGCGGCCCCCAGCTCCCGCCGCGCCTGCCAAGGAATCCCCGGGGCCCGGCGCTGCGCCACAACCCGCGCGCTCTTCCGCTAAGGCCGCTGCCGCCGTCTCCACCTCGCGCCAACCCGCCTGCGGCCTCTGGCGGCCCTGGTGA